One genomic region from Phycisphaerales bacterium encodes:
- the rpmG gene encoding 50S ribosomal protein L33, producing the protein MAKKSTDREFVWLQCTECSDLNYRTSIRVKGGINEKVKAGMKKYCPRLRKHTLHKIKRK; encoded by the coding sequence ATGGCCAAAAAATCAACAGATCGTGAGTTTGTTTGGTTGCAGTGCACCGAGTGCAGTGATTTAAACTACCGCACCAGTATTCGAGTTAAGGGCGGTATTAATGAGAAGGTCAAGGCGGGTATGAAAAAGTATTGCCCTCGTTTGCGTAAGCATACGTTGCACAAAATTAAGCGTAAGTAA